A stretch of DNA from Glycine max cultivar Williams 82 chromosome 18, Glycine_max_v4.0, whole genome shotgun sequence:
AGAATGCAATTCCTCCTTGGACACTAAAGATGTACGAAATTCTTCTGTTCcttcaatatcatcatcatcatcttccagTTCTACTTCTCCCCAAAGAGGAAATTTCTCCTTGGAAACTAAAGATGTACCAAATTCTTCTCTtacatcaatatcatcatcatcatcatcatcttccacTTCTACTTCTCCCCAAGGAGGCATTTCCTTCTTGGACACAAAAGGGGTGGTATCAACCGTTTCACTTCCTTCAAACACAACATCATCAttacattcttcttcttcttcttcacacaGATCAAAGTCAACAACAGTAGGAACCGTGTCCTTGGACAGTGGAGTGGACTCATGAAACCCTGTTGACCCAATTGAGTATTTCGATTGTGACAAGAAAACAATGCCAAGGTAGTTATCACGTGTGCACACATAAGCATTGGCACGAGTAGGGGCACTAAGAAAGGGACAATAACAAAGCTTGTGAAGACAAGTGTGGAACTGAAACGGGAAACTCAACAAAAGGGGCATATCAATATACTACTACGAAGGAACCTCCAAGGAtgaaacaacaaagcatgacccAATATATGAAACGTTAAGaattacacaaaaaataaaaactttgagaaatggagaaagaagaaagCACCAGAAGGCAGAAGCTGTGTGTGTCTCTGGCAGAGCTGAGAAGAAGATTTGGATAGAGGCGAGAGGTTTAAGATGAACACCTTTTATGTGAGCCGTTGGATGTGTGCCAGGTTAGGTGAACGGTGAGGATTGAATCTGGTCGCAAGGTTTATATGCAAAAAATGTTTATGAATTCTCCTCAATTTTCTACCTTTCATTTCTGCCATTTATGATAGGtagcaagaaaataaattttacatgtGAACGTTGCTccaatgttaaatttatttgagttttccttttcttttttcctttaaatttgttacataatatttatatgaaaatcatgcataaacatcccaattattatatgaaaaaagatTTAACTTTCAAACTCTCATAACAGTCATAACATTAAAGGTTAATTAGAAATTTAGACTCAATTTattcaaacttaaaaaataagtaattttaaagatatataaaacaataattttttttatagaatttatGAAAGCaggtaaaagttattttttattacaattattcaatatacttttaattttgaaaattaattataaaagtttGTTCAAAAgcatatataaatatactaaaaaaattaaaactgttGTTTTGAAATAAAAGTGATTTTTCATGTAAAAAAGGTTGAAACAAAAGGAACTCATAATCTTGCTGGCAAGCAATAACTTACTGTAATTCATTTACATTTAAGCAAAAGGAACGCATATCTTACTATTGAACAGAAAGTTGTCACATAATGGccattaattaatgatattcaAAGCATAATTTATAGTTTAAACTCCCTTCACTTTTTCACCAAACATAGAACCAAAACAACTCATTCCTACTGAGACTAATTTTTACAAAACATGTCTTATTTTAGACCCACCACGCCAAATGCCTCCAAAACCAACTTTGATGAGTTTCGGTGGGTGATTCAAATACGTGAAACTCTTAATGAAGGGCATGAAGATGATGATCAATTCCCAGTGTCCATCTTCAATGTGCCTAAGCCCCTTATGGCTACTGATCCAGATTCTTATATCCCTCAACAAGTTGCTATAGGTCCTTATCATTATTGGAGTCAAGAACTCTATGAGATGGAGAGATATAAAATTGCATCAGCAAAAAGATTCCAAGAACAACTACAAAGCCTCAAGTTAGAACACATGGTTGACCAATTGATAAGGTTAGAACATAGGATAAGAGCATGCTACCACAGGTACTTAAATTTTAATGGCGAAACATTGATGTGGATGATGGCAATTGATGCCTCATTTTTGCTTGAATTCCTTCAAGTTTATACCATTCATGATGGAGCAATGATACCAGGAGTTTCATCAAGAATGTCTCACTTGATGGATTATGCAGGGAGAAGAATTGCTCACAATGAAATCTTGAAGGACATAGTAATGCTTGAAAACCAACTTCCACTATTTGTGTTGAGAAAGATGTTAGAGTTCAAATTCTCATCACTAGAATTAGCAGATGACATGCTACTTTCAATGTTACTAGGATTGCTTAAAGAATTTTCTCCTTTCAAGGTGATAGAGAAGGACTGTCCAGAGGTCATTGTCTCAGAGTGTGCACATTTGCTAGATTTTTTGTATGCCATGATTGTGCCTAAATTGGAAGAACAAACAGATCTAGTACAATTGGAGGATCAACACAGAGATAAGGAGGACAGTGAAAAATCAATTGTGAACCATGTCAAGCAATTTCTCGGTGAGGTTTGGAGGGTACTTTCAAAATTGGCTACAGCATTAATAAGCTTAATTAACAAAGTCCTACAATGTAGAGCCATGAAAATTATCACTCTGTTGCCTTGGACAGTCATTTCTAACCTTCCTGGAGTAGGACTTATAAAACAACCTGTTGAATACTTATTTTTCTCTCAGGATAAAGAAGCAACCGAAGAAGAAAATGGGAATTTGAGCTCAGAGAATGTCATGAACAAACCACCCTTAATGGAGGAAATTGCCATTCCTTCAGTCACAGAACTCTCAAAGTCCGGGGTTTGTTTCATGGCCACCAATGGAGACATATCAACTATTGGATTTGACGTAAAAACAGTAACACTGTACCTTCCAACAATTGGTTTAGACTTAAACAGTGAAGTGTTGTTGAGAAACTTAGTTGCTTATGAAGCGTCAACTGCATCAGGGTCATT
This window harbors:
- the LOC102664013 gene encoding putative UPF0481 protein At3g02645, yielding MSYFRPTTPNASKTNFDEFRWVIQIRETLNEGHEDDDQFPVSIFNVPKPLMATDPDSYIPQQVAIGPYHYWSQELYEMERYKIASAKRFQEQLQSLKLEHMVDQLIRLEHRIRACYHRYLNFNGETLMWMMAIDASFLLEFLQVYTIHDGAMIPGVSSRMSHLMDYAGRRIAHNEILKDIVMLENQLPLFVLRKMLEFKFSSLELADDMLLSMLLGLLKEFSPFKVIEKDCPEVIVSECAHLLDFLYAMIVPKLEEQTDLVQLEDQHRDKEDSEKSIVNHVKQFLGEVWRVLSKLATALISLINKVLQCRAMKIITLLPWTVISNLPGVGLIKQPVEYLFFSQDKEATEEENGNLSSENVMNKPPLMEEIAIPSVTELSKSGVCFMATNGDISTIGFDVKTVTLYLPTIGLDLNSEVLLRNLVAYEASTASGSLVFTRYTELMNGIIDSEEDAKILREKGVILNRLKSDEEVANLWNGMSKSIKLTRVPFLDKVIEDVNQHYNGRMNIKVWKFIKLYVFASWKFLTFFAAIFLLFLMSLQVFCSFYKCNRRSQVSVTK